One stretch of Rathayibacter festucae DSM 15932 DNA includes these proteins:
- a CDS encoding DUF1206 domain-containing protein → MSTVSVPTPRSGVRTRRFRRLARLGFAVNGVVHLLIGGLSLRVAFGDETTQEADPSGAIARLAESPAGLVVVWAALVALVALGLWQFTFQSRSSDPSRAKRWGRRIVESGKGFASLALAGTTLVFALGGSTSSSATIRAISTDLLARPAGSIVLTIVGGIVLGSGIGFLAIGVRRGFRKLVRIPAGRRGLAVLTLGAAGYVSKGIALGIAGGLFVVAAITGDARRATGLDGALRFLDVPPYGTIALTVIGAGLVMYGGFLVARAKLARL, encoded by the coding sequence GTGTCCACAGTGAGCGTGCCGACGCCGCGCTCGGGGGTGCGGACGCGGCGATTCCGGCGCCTCGCGCGCCTCGGCTTCGCCGTCAACGGCGTCGTGCACCTGCTGATCGGCGGCCTCTCGCTGCGGGTGGCGTTCGGCGACGAGACGACGCAGGAGGCGGATCCGTCCGGCGCGATCGCGCGCCTGGCCGAGTCGCCGGCCGGCCTCGTCGTCGTCTGGGCTGCGCTGGTCGCGCTCGTCGCCCTCGGACTCTGGCAGTTCACCTTCCAGAGCCGCTCGAGCGATCCGAGCCGCGCGAAACGCTGGGGGCGGCGGATCGTCGAGTCGGGCAAGGGCTTCGCCTCGCTCGCGCTGGCCGGGACGACGCTGGTGTTCGCGCTCGGCGGGTCGACGAGCTCCTCCGCGACCATCCGCGCGATCAGCACCGACCTGCTGGCCCGCCCGGCCGGATCGATCGTGCTGACGATCGTCGGTGGGATCGTCCTGGGCAGCGGGATCGGCTTCCTCGCCATCGGCGTGCGGCGCGGCTTCCGCAAGCTGGTGCGCATCCCGGCGGGGCGCCGCGGCCTGGCCGTGTTGACCCTCGGCGCTGCCGGCTACGTCTCGAAGGGGATCGCCCTCGGCATCGCCGGCGGCCTCTTCGTCGTCGCGGCGATCACCGGCGACGCCCGGCGGGCGACCGGGCTCGACGGCGCCCTGCGCTTCCTCGACGTCCCGCCCTACGGGACCATCGCGCTCACCGTCATCGGCGCCGGCCTCGTGATGTACGGCGGCTTCCTGGTCGCGCGCGCGAAGCTCGCCCGGCTCTGA
- a CDS encoding phosphoenolpyruvate hydrolase family protein gives MDRTTALARLRRTIAAGRPVIGAGAGTGISAKAAEAGGADLLIIYNSGRFRMAGRGSLSGLLPYGDANQIVVEMSREVLPIIRDTPVLAGVCGTDPFRRMEVFLDELARLGFTGVQNFPTVGLFDGVFRQNLEETGMGFDLEVEMIRLAAERDLLTAPYVFDVASTVAMTEAGADVLVPHMGLTTSGSIGAQTALSLEESAARVQELRDAAVAVNPDVIVLCHGGPIAEPADAAYVLQHTTGVAGFFGASSVERLPTERAIRQQLVDFTSIPLTSKETP, from the coding sequence ATGGACCGCACGACCGCACTCGCCCGCCTCCGCCGCACCATCGCCGCGGGGCGACCCGTCATCGGCGCGGGAGCCGGCACCGGGATCTCGGCGAAGGCCGCCGAGGCCGGCGGAGCCGACCTGCTGATCATCTACAACTCCGGCCGCTTCAGGATGGCGGGCCGCGGCTCGCTCTCGGGGCTGCTGCCTTACGGCGACGCCAACCAGATCGTCGTCGAGATGAGCCGCGAGGTGCTGCCGATCATCCGCGACACCCCGGTGCTCGCCGGGGTCTGCGGCACCGATCCGTTCCGGCGGATGGAGGTCTTCCTCGACGAGCTGGCGCGGCTCGGCTTCACGGGTGTGCAGAACTTCCCGACGGTCGGGCTCTTCGACGGAGTCTTCCGGCAGAACCTCGAGGAGACCGGCATGGGCTTCGACCTCGAGGTCGAGATGATCCGGCTCGCCGCCGAGCGCGACCTGCTCACCGCCCCCTACGTCTTCGACGTCGCGTCGACCGTGGCGATGACGGAGGCCGGCGCCGACGTCCTCGTCCCGCACATGGGCCTCACCACCAGCGGCAGCATCGGCGCGCAGACGGCGCTCTCGCTCGAGGAGTCGGCCGCGCGCGTGCAGGAGCTGCGCGACGCGGCGGTCGCCGTGAATCCCGACGTCATCGTGCTCTGCCACGGCGGCCCGATCGCCGAGCCCGCCGACGCGGCGTACGTCCTCCAGCACACGACGGGGGTCGCCGGCTTCTTCGGAGCCTCCTCCGTCGAGCGCCTGCCGACCGAGCGGGCGATCCGCCAGCAGCTCGTCGACTTCACCAGCATCCCGCTCACCTCGAAGGAGACCCCGTGA
- a CDS encoding GNAT family N-acetyltransferase, translating into MGADEERLVETTAADAVAGRLFAVQEAEIMRRYGGDDPGPRPPADAPALLLHVGAEVVGCVALAAEGEVGEIKRMFVTEAARGRGYSRLLLAGVEELAVRHGVTLLRLVTGIEQPEAMALYSSSGYDPIPGFGYWGDEPATRCYAKKLPPAESAG; encoded by the coding sequence GTGGGTGCAGACGAGGAGCGGCTGGTCGAGACGACGGCCGCGGATGCGGTGGCGGGGCGGCTGTTCGCCGTGCAGGAGGCCGAGATCATGCGGCGCTACGGCGGGGACGACCCCGGGCCGAGGCCGCCCGCGGACGCGCCGGCGCTGCTGCTGCACGTCGGTGCCGAGGTCGTCGGCTGCGTCGCCCTCGCAGCCGAGGGCGAGGTCGGAGAGATCAAGCGGATGTTCGTGACGGAGGCGGCGCGCGGCCGCGGCTACAGCCGCCTCCTCCTCGCGGGAGTCGAGGAGCTGGCCGTCCGCCACGGCGTGACGCTGCTCCGCCTCGTCACCGGCATCGAGCAGCCCGAGGCGATGGCGCTCTACAGCAGCTCGGGCTACGACCCGATCCCCGGCTTCGGCTACTGGGGCGACGAGCCGGCGACCCGCTGCTACGCGAAGAAGCTCCCTCCGGCCGAGTCCGCGGGCTGA
- a CDS encoding NAD-dependent epimerase/dehydratase family protein gives MRIAVTGCSGTLGTATLERLLADGHEPIGLDLTPPTVAVPFTRVDFTDYGQALDAVLGITARHSGVDAIVHLAAIPVNGLVPDAATFHANMTVSFNLFHSALRAGVKRIVHTSSITAMGFPFAEPPASLPLTEEDGDRANNTYGLVKVLEEAMARQLVRWDRDCSITALRFTNITRAGEYSRFVERAGDPAYRRELLWSYVDARDGASAIARALEVGEPGFAVYDIAASDTGLTIPSAELVAGAFPDVPLTRPLEGFETVVSIDRAREALGWEPAHLWRAEAELERRR, from the coding sequence ATGCGCATCGCCGTCACCGGCTGCTCCGGCACGCTCGGCACCGCGACCCTGGAGCGGCTGCTCGCCGACGGCCACGAGCCGATCGGCCTCGATCTGACGCCGCCGACGGTCGCGGTGCCCTTCACCCGCGTCGACTTCACCGACTACGGCCAGGCGCTCGACGCCGTGCTCGGCATCACCGCGCGGCACAGCGGAGTCGACGCGATCGTCCACCTCGCGGCGATCCCGGTGAACGGCCTGGTCCCGGACGCGGCGACCTTCCACGCCAACATGACCGTCTCGTTCAACCTGTTCCACTCCGCGCTGCGGGCCGGAGTGAAGCGGATCGTGCACACCTCCAGCATCACCGCGATGGGCTTCCCCTTCGCCGAGCCGCCCGCCTCCCTCCCGCTCACGGAGGAGGACGGCGACCGCGCGAACAACACCTACGGCCTGGTCAAGGTCCTCGAGGAGGCGATGGCCCGGCAGCTCGTCCGCTGGGACCGGGACTGCTCGATCACCGCGCTGCGCTTCACCAACATCACCCGGGCCGGCGAGTACTCCCGCTTCGTCGAGCGCGCCGGCGACCCGGCCTACCGCCGCGAACTGCTGTGGAGCTACGTCGACGCCCGCGACGGCGCGAGCGCGATCGCGCGCGCCCTGGAGGTCGGCGAGCCCGGCTTCGCCGTCTACGACATCGCCGCCTCCGACACCGGCCTGACGATCCCCTCGGCCGAGCTGGTCGCCGGAGCCTTCCCGGACGTGCCGCTGACCCGCCCCCTCGAGGGCTTCGAGACGGTCGTCTCGATCGACCGCGCCCGCGAGGCCCTCGGCTGGGAGCCCGCGCACCTCTGGCGCGCCGAGGCGGAGCTCGAGCGCCGCCGCTGA
- a CDS encoding oxidoreductase: MTTWLITGCSTGLGRALATAVLAHGDRVVVTARDVESVRDIAEAHPDSALALALDVTDDGQVAAAVDAAEERFGGIDVLVNNAGYGYRAAVEEGEEAAVQQLFDTHLFGTVRTIKAVLPGMRERRSGVIVNLSSIGARISPEGSGYYAAVKAAIEALTESLRKEVAPLGIRAFSVEPGGFRTDFAGRSLTQSSQPIADYAETAGKRRKEHDTVHGTQKGDPAKAATALIEAVESDAPPSILLLGNDASDAFRAALDALRSDVDAWEGLSRSTDFADGE; encoded by the coding sequence ATGACCACCTGGCTCATCACCGGCTGCTCCACCGGACTCGGCCGCGCGCTCGCGACCGCCGTCCTCGCCCACGGCGACCGCGTCGTCGTCACCGCGCGCGACGTCGAGTCCGTGCGCGACATCGCGGAGGCGCACCCCGACTCCGCGCTCGCCCTCGCGCTCGACGTCACCGACGACGGGCAGGTCGCCGCCGCGGTCGACGCCGCCGAGGAGCGCTTCGGCGGGATCGACGTGCTCGTCAACAACGCGGGCTACGGCTACCGCGCGGCCGTCGAGGAGGGCGAGGAGGCGGCGGTGCAGCAGCTCTTCGACACCCACCTCTTCGGCACGGTGCGCACGATCAAGGCGGTGCTGCCCGGGATGCGCGAGCGCCGCTCCGGAGTGATCGTCAACCTGTCCTCGATCGGCGCCCGCATCTCGCCGGAGGGCTCCGGCTACTACGCGGCGGTCAAGGCCGCGATCGAGGCGCTCACCGAGTCGCTGCGCAAGGAGGTCGCGCCGCTGGGCATCCGCGCGTTCTCGGTCGAGCCGGGCGGCTTCCGCACCGACTTCGCCGGCCGCTCGCTCACCCAGTCGTCGCAGCCGATCGCCGACTACGCCGAGACGGCGGGCAAGCGCCGCAAGGAGCACGACACCGTGCACGGCACCCAGAAGGGCGACCCGGCGAAGGCGGCGACCGCGCTGATCGAGGCCGTGGAGTCGGACGCCCCGCCGTCGATCCTGCTGCTGGGCAACGACGCCTCCGACGCCTTCCGCGCGGCACTCGACGCCCTCCGCTCCGACGTGGACGCGTGGGAGGGGCTCAGCCGCAGCACGGACTTCGCCGACGGGGAGTGA
- a CDS encoding Tm-1-like ATP-binding domain-containing protein: protein MTPAPRRPAPRVALVGTLDTKGAEYAWTAARLRDLGVEVVLVDVGVGAHSGAAVAPDVTAAETARAAGAELEELRSRGDRGAAMTAMGEGAAVVLERLRSDGGLDGVLALAGSGGSSIAARAVRDLPIGLPKMLVSTMAAGDVAPYVGASDVTMTYSVVDIAGINSLSREVLDNAAGGIAGMAAAHAARREQPADESGRPLVAATMFGVTTAAVDVARARLDELGYEVLVFHATGSGGRAVEALARSGHLAGVLDLTTTELADELVGGVLTAGPDRLEAAGRAGVPQVVSLGALDMVNFGPRDGVPERFAQRRFFVHNPTVTLMRTTADESAELGGLIGRKLAAAEGPTVLAVPRGGLSAIGVPGAVFADAEADAALVDAVLAAVAGSAVEVLDSPLDVNDPEFARAAADALDRLIRHAADHAAVPAADQDRS, encoded by the coding sequence ATGACGCCAGCACCCCGGAGACCCGCACCCCGGGTGGCCCTCGTGGGCACCCTCGACACCAAGGGCGCCGAGTACGCCTGGACGGCCGCCCGTCTGCGCGACCTCGGCGTCGAGGTGGTGCTCGTCGACGTGGGCGTCGGCGCCCACTCCGGAGCGGCCGTCGCTCCCGACGTCACCGCCGCCGAGACCGCCCGCGCCGCGGGCGCCGAGCTCGAGGAGCTGCGCTCCCGCGGCGATCGCGGGGCCGCCATGACCGCGATGGGCGAGGGCGCCGCCGTCGTCCTCGAGCGCCTCCGGAGCGACGGCGGTCTCGACGGCGTCCTGGCCCTCGCCGGCAGCGGCGGCTCGTCCATCGCCGCCCGCGCCGTGCGCGACCTGCCGATCGGGCTGCCGAAGATGCTCGTCTCGACGATGGCGGCGGGCGACGTCGCCCCCTACGTCGGCGCGAGCGACGTGACGATGACCTACAGCGTCGTCGACATCGCCGGCATCAACAGCCTCTCCCGCGAGGTCCTCGACAACGCCGCCGGCGGCATCGCGGGGATGGCCGCCGCGCACGCCGCCCGGCGCGAGCAGCCCGCGGACGAGTCCGGCCGTCCGCTCGTCGCGGCCACCATGTTCGGAGTGACGACCGCCGCCGTCGACGTGGCCCGCGCCCGCCTCGACGAGCTCGGCTACGAGGTCCTCGTCTTCCACGCCACCGGCTCCGGCGGCCGGGCCGTCGAGGCCCTGGCCCGCTCGGGGCACCTCGCGGGGGTGCTCGACCTCACCACCACCGAGCTCGCGGACGAGCTGGTCGGCGGCGTTCTGACGGCCGGCCCCGACCGGCTCGAGGCGGCCGGGCGCGCCGGCGTCCCGCAGGTCGTCAGCCTCGGAGCGCTGGACATGGTCAACTTCGGCCCGCGGGACGGCGTCCCGGAGCGCTTCGCGCAGCGGCGGTTCTTCGTGCACAACCCGACGGTGACGCTGATGCGCACCACCGCCGACGAGAGCGCCGAGCTGGGCGGTCTGATCGGCCGCAAGCTCGCCGCGGCCGAGGGGCCGACCGTGCTGGCCGTGCCGAGGGGCGGGCTCTCGGCGATCGGCGTGCCGGGCGCCGTCTTCGCTGACGCCGAGGCCGATGCCGCGCTGGTCGACGCGGTGCTCGCCGCGGTCGCCGGCTCCGCGGTCGAGGTCCTCGACTCCCCGCTCGACGTCAACGATCCGGAGTTCGCCCGCGCCGCCGCGGACGCGCTCGACCGGCTGATCCGCCACGCCGCAGACCACGCCGCCGTCCCCGCCGCCGACCAGGACAGGAGCTGA
- a CDS encoding cupin domain-containing protein: MTTTPPATPSAQAAPSAPATPSVPSAQSGRRPDDVPTRVFDWGTIKWLVTPHLDGPVGLTTGEVIIYPGQGHDPHSHPGEEEVIYVVSGEGEQTVGDGPAFAIREGDALHIPRDTVHSTYNTTWRPLRLLVVYTPGGAETGLDELPGARILEPGTAPRWAQA; encoded by the coding sequence GTGACCACGACACCGCCCGCCACCCCGTCCGCGCAGGCCGCTCCGTCTGCGCCGGCCACTCCGTCCGTCCCGTCCGCGCAGTCCGGCCGCCGCCCCGACGACGTGCCCACCCGCGTCTTCGACTGGGGCACCATCAAGTGGCTCGTCACCCCGCACCTCGACGGACCCGTCGGCCTGACCACCGGCGAGGTGATCATCTACCCCGGTCAGGGCCACGACCCGCACAGCCACCCCGGTGAGGAGGAGGTCATCTACGTCGTCTCGGGCGAGGGCGAGCAGACCGTCGGCGACGGCCCGGCCTTCGCGATCCGCGAGGGCGACGCCCTGCACATCCCGCGCGACACGGTGCACTCGACCTACAACACCACCTGGCGGCCGCTGCGACTCCTCGTCGTCTACACGCCCGGCGGCGCCGAGACCGGACTCGACGAGCTGCCCGGCGCGCGGATCCTCGAGCCCGGCACCGCTCCGCGCTGGGCGCAGGCCTGA
- a CDS encoding AraC family ligand binding domain-containing protein, giving the protein MPVYEPGTWLHPGDRPEWCAVGTLGRFAMPLEGGRFDRHHHDDHEVWFFAEGKGRILVDGAERYVQAGDIVLTRAGDVHDIVAVYEPLRGFFTETGLPAGGRTGHLHADESDAAGHEVPALPLPADFPVR; this is encoded by the coding sequence ATGCCGGTCTACGAGCCCGGCACCTGGCTGCACCCCGGCGACCGGCCGGAGTGGTGCGCCGTCGGCACCCTCGGCCGCTTCGCCATGCCGCTGGAGGGCGGCCGGTTCGACCGGCACCACCACGACGACCACGAGGTGTGGTTCTTCGCGGAGGGGAAGGGGCGGATCCTCGTCGACGGCGCCGAGCGCTACGTCCAGGCCGGCGACATCGTGCTCACCCGGGCGGGCGACGTGCACGACATCGTCGCGGTCTACGAGCCGCTCCGCGGGTTCTTCACCGAGACCGGTCTGCCGGCGGGCGGGCGTACCGGGCACCTGCACGCCGACGAGTCGGACGCCGCCGGGCACGAGGTCCCGGCCCTCCCGCTGCCCGCGGACTTCCCCGTACGCTGA
- a CDS encoding alpha-L-rhamnosidase, whose product MAIPSSPRIEHHRAALGIGERRPRLSWTSLAGDDWRQESYELERVDAAGDVQRRRVGSAESVLVPWPFAPLTSRERVEVRVRVFGRGEDDAPWSRPTAVEAGLLEPQDWSAVPVGAAWTEDPESDRRPPLVRRSFTVEGEVASARLYLSAHGLYEVELNGARVGDDTLAPGWTAYADRLRYATHDVTDALVPGENALGSWLGDGWYRGRLGWRGGFRNLYGTDLSLIAQLEIVYADGRRETVATDPSWRAAPGPILFSGNYDGEVHDAREERDGWSSPGFDDADWTPVAVAERDPATLVAPQGPPVRCTEEVRPVAVLRTPSGRSVLDLGQNLVGRMRIRLSGPRGATVTLRTAEIMQEGELYTRPLRDARSTDVYTLAGRAREEWEPRFTFHGFRFVEVEGWPGDLEAAVAAGDVVARVLHTDFERTGWFACSDPLVERLHENVLWSMRGNMVDIPTDCPQRDERVGWTGDIQVFAPTASFLFDVSGMLSSWLRDVAAEQLPDGTVPWYVPVIPAHAMWTPIRPGAAWGDAAVLVPWTLYERFGDAGVLAVQYDSAKAWVELVERLAGPSRLWDEGFQLGDWLDPDAPPQDPADAKTDRYLVATAYFAQSARRLGQTARVLGREQDADRFLALAAEVRAAFVERYVEPDGRMVSDAQTAYALALEFELLPESLRAAAGARLAELVASAGNRISTGFVGTPIVSDALSGTGGIDRAYALLLERECPSWLYPVTQGATTIWERWDSQLPDGTVNPGTMTSFNHYALGAVADWLHRVVAGLAPAEPGYRSILFRPRPGGGLTSASAAHLTPYGRASIAWTLVDGELRVEVEVPVGATAVLDLEGAEPRPLGPGRHAAVVAAGAAVAAAL is encoded by the coding sequence GTGGCCATCCCCTCCTCCCCCCGCATCGAGCACCACCGTGCGGCGCTCGGCATCGGCGAGCGCCGACCCCGCCTCTCCTGGACGAGCCTCGCCGGCGACGACTGGCGCCAGGAGTCGTACGAGCTCGAGCGCGTCGACGCCGCCGGCGACGTGCAGCGCCGCCGCGTCGGCTCCGCCGAGTCGGTCCTCGTGCCGTGGCCGTTCGCTCCGCTGACGAGCCGGGAGCGGGTCGAGGTCCGGGTGCGCGTCTTCGGCCGCGGTGAGGACGACGCCCCCTGGAGCCGCCCGACCGCCGTCGAAGCCGGGCTGCTGGAGCCGCAGGACTGGAGCGCGGTGCCCGTCGGCGCCGCCTGGACGGAGGATCCGGAGTCGGACCGGCGCCCGCCGCTGGTGCGCCGCTCCTTCACAGTCGAAGGCGAGGTCGCCTCCGCGCGCCTCTACCTCAGCGCCCACGGACTGTACGAGGTCGAGCTCAACGGCGCCCGCGTCGGCGACGACACCCTCGCGCCCGGCTGGACGGCCTACGCCGACCGCCTCCGCTACGCCACCCACGACGTCACCGACGCCCTCGTCCCCGGCGAGAACGCGCTCGGCTCCTGGCTCGGCGACGGCTGGTACCGCGGCCGGCTGGGCTGGCGCGGCGGCTTCCGGAACCTCTACGGCACCGACCTCTCCCTGATCGCGCAGCTCGAGATCGTCTACGCCGACGGCCGGCGCGAGACCGTCGCGACCGACCCGTCCTGGCGCGCTGCGCCCGGCCCGATCCTCTTCTCCGGCAACTACGACGGCGAGGTGCACGACGCGCGCGAGGAGCGGGACGGCTGGTCCTCCCCCGGCTTCGACGACGCCGACTGGACGCCCGTCGCGGTGGCGGAGCGCGATCCGGCGACCCTCGTCGCGCCGCAGGGCCCGCCGGTGCGCTGCACCGAGGAGGTGCGCCCCGTCGCCGTGCTGCGCACCCCGAGCGGCCGGAGCGTGCTCGACCTCGGGCAGAACCTCGTCGGCCGGATGCGGATCCGGCTGAGCGGGCCGCGCGGGGCGACCGTCACCCTCCGCACCGCCGAGATCATGCAGGAGGGCGAGCTCTACACCCGGCCGCTGCGCGACGCCCGCTCCACCGACGTCTACACGCTGGCGGGCCGCGCCCGGGAGGAGTGGGAGCCGCGCTTCACCTTCCACGGCTTCCGCTTCGTCGAGGTCGAGGGCTGGCCGGGAGACCTCGAGGCGGCGGTGGCCGCGGGGGACGTCGTCGCGCGCGTCCTGCACACCGACTTCGAGCGGACCGGCTGGTTCGCCTGCTCCGATCCGCTGGTCGAGCGGCTGCACGAGAACGTGCTGTGGAGCATGCGCGGCAACATGGTGGACATCCCCACCGACTGCCCGCAGCGCGACGAGCGGGTCGGCTGGACCGGCGACATCCAGGTCTTCGCGCCGACCGCGTCGTTCCTCTTCGACGTCTCCGGGATGCTCTCGTCCTGGCTCCGCGACGTGGCCGCCGAGCAGCTGCCCGACGGCACCGTGCCCTGGTACGTCCCGGTGATCCCCGCGCACGCGATGTGGACGCCGATCCGCCCCGGCGCGGCCTGGGGCGACGCCGCGGTCCTCGTGCCGTGGACGCTGTACGAGCGCTTCGGCGATGCGGGGGTGCTGGCGGTGCAGTACGACAGTGCGAAGGCCTGGGTGGAGCTCGTCGAGCGGCTCGCCGGGCCGTCGCGGCTCTGGGACGAGGGCTTCCAGCTGGGCGACTGGCTCGATCCGGACGCTCCTCCCCAGGACCCGGCAGACGCGAAGACCGACCGCTACCTGGTCGCCACGGCCTACTTCGCGCAGTCCGCCCGGCGGCTCGGGCAGACCGCCCGCGTGCTCGGCCGCGAGCAGGACGCCGACCGCTTCCTCGCGCTGGCCGCCGAGGTCCGGGCCGCCTTCGTCGAGCGCTATGTCGAGCCGGACGGACGGATGGTGAGCGACGCGCAGACCGCGTACGCGCTCGCCCTCGAGTTCGAGCTGCTGCCGGAGTCGCTGCGCGCCGCCGCGGGGGCCCGCCTGGCCGAGCTGGTCGCGTCCGCCGGCAACCGGATCTCGACCGGCTTCGTCGGCACGCCGATCGTCTCGGACGCGCTCTCGGGCACCGGCGGGATCGACCGCGCCTACGCGCTGCTGCTCGAGCGCGAGTGCCCGTCCTGGCTGTACCCGGTGACCCAGGGCGCGACGACGATCTGGGAGCGCTGGGACAGCCAGCTCCCCGACGGCACGGTGAATCCGGGGACGATGACCTCGTTCAACCACTACGCGCTCGGGGCGGTCGCCGACTGGCTGCACCGGGTGGTCGCGGGTCTCGCGCCGGCGGAGCCGGGCTACCGCTCGATCCTGTTCCGGCCGCGCCCGGGCGGCGGGCTCACCTCGGCGAGCGCCGCCCACCTCACGCCCTACGGCCGCGCCTCCATCGCATGGACCCTCGTCGACGGCGAGCTGCGCGTCGAGGTCGAGGTGCCGGTGGGCGCCACCGCGGTGCTCGACCTCGAGGGCGCGGAGCCGCGCCCCCTCGGGCCGGGACGGCATGCGGCCGTGGTCGCGGCCGGCGCGGCGGTCGCGGCGGCGCTCTGA